One window of Ictalurus punctatus breed USDA103 chromosome 22, Coco_2.0, whole genome shotgun sequence genomic DNA carries:
- the rorb gene encoding nuclear receptor ROR-beta, whose amino-acid sequence MRAQIEVIPCKICGDKSSGIHYGVITCEGCKGFFRRSQQNNASYSCPRQRNCLIDRTNRNRCQHCRLQKCLALGMSRDAVKFGRMSKKQRDSLYAEVQKHQQRLQEQRQQQTGDVYSSSLSTLGHDLGGAYTNGHVIDMAKTHANGAPAAYYSMDSTQPSPDQSGLDMAGMKPIKQEPVYDLTPVPDLFPYNSYQDSQLAPGVSMGELDRIAQNIIKSHLETCQYTGEELQQLSWQTHSYEEVKMYQSKSREALWQQCAIQITHAIQYVVEFAKRIAGFMELCQNDQILLLKSGCLEVVLVRMCRAFNPLNNTVLFEGKYGSIQMFKALGCDDLVTAMFDFAKSLCSLQLTEEEIALFSAAVLISTDRPWLMEPRKVQKLQEKIYLALQHIMQKNHMDEDALTKLIGRIPTLAALCTLHTEELQAFQQLHPETVNMLFPPLYKELFNPDAASVMSK is encoded by the exons CCCAAATTGAAGTCATACCATGCAAAATCTGTGGAGACAAGTCCTCAGGGATCCATTATGGGGTCATCACATGTGAAGGGTGTAAG GGTTTTTTCAGGAGAAGTCAACAGAACAACGCCTCATACTCATGCCCTCGGCAGCGCAACTGCCTGATCGACAGAACCAACCGTAACCGCTGCCAGCACTGCCGTCTGCAAAAGTGTCTCGCTCTGGGCATGTCACGTGATG CGGTAAAGTTTGGCCGCATGTCGAAGAAGCAGCGTGACTCGCTGTATGCCGAGGTACAGAAGCACCAGCAAAGGCTGCAGGAACAGCGGCAGCAGCAGACGGGCGACGTTTACTCGTCCAGTCTGAGCACTCTTGGGCACGACCTGGGTGGTGCCTACACCAACGGACACGTCATTGACATGGCCAAGACGCATGCCAACGGCGCACCCGCTGCCTACTACAGCATGGACTCAACTCAGCCGAGCCCAGACCAGTCCGGACTGGACATGGCGGGCATGAAGCCCATCAAACAGGAGCCTGTGTACGACCTGACACCTGTGCCAGACCTCTTCCCCTACAACTCGTACCAGGACAGCCAGCTAGCACCTGGAGTTTCTATGGGGGAGCTTG ACCGAATTGCACAGAACATAATAAAGTCTCATCTGGAGACGTGCCAGTACACGGGCGAAGAGCTGCAGCAGCTCTCCTGGCAGACACACTCGTATGAGGAGGTCAAGATGTACCAAAGCAAG tcgcGAGAGGCGCTGTGGCAACAGTGTGCAATTCAGATCACTCACGCCATTCAGTATGTGGTGGAGTTCGCCAAACGCATCGCCGGCTTCATGGAACTGTGTCAGAACGACCAGATACTGCTGCTCAAATCAG GTTGTCTGGAGGTGGTGTTGGTAAGAATGTGCAGAGCGTTTAACCCTCTCAACAACACGGTTCTGTTCGAGGGCAAATACGGCAGCATTCAGATGTTCAAAGCGCTCG GCTGCGACGATCTCGTCACCGCCATGTTCGACTTTGCCAAGAGTCTGTGCTCTCTGCAGCTGACGGAAGAGGAGATCGCGTTGTTCTCCGCAGCCGTTCTCATCTCCACAG ATCGACCTTGGCTAATGGAACCAAGGAAAGTCCAAAAGCTGCAGGAGAAAATATACTTGGCCCTCCAGCACATAATGCAGAAGAACCACATGGACGAGGACGCATTGACTAAG CTGATTGGTCGGATCCCCACACTAGCGGCACTGTGCACCCTGCACACAGAGGAGCTTCAGGCCTTCCAGCAGTTACACCCTGAAACAGTCAACATGCTCTTCCCTCCACTTTACAAGGAGCTTTTCAATCCTGATGCGGCCAGTGTCATGTCCAAGTGA